In Fundidesulfovibrio magnetotacticus, the genomic window TCGATCTCCGGAATGGCGAGCCCCAGCATCCGGGCCGCCTCGCCCGGGTGCGGGGTGATCACGGAGCGCTCCAGCCGCCGGGGATGCGCGGCCAGCCAGAAAAGAGCGTCGGCGTCCCACACGGCCGGGGGCAGGGGGCCGCCCTGCAGCAGGGCTTCCAGGAACCGGGCCGCGCCGGGCGTGCGGCCCAGGCCCGGGCCGATCACCAGGGCGTCCCAGGCCTCCAGGTGCTCACGGATCGGGGCGGCCATGGATGCGTCCCACTGTTCGCCCTCGCCCAGGGGGAGGGTCATCACGTCGGGGCACCCGGCCTTGAGCACGGGTTCGAGCCCGCGCGGGCAGGCCGCCGTGACCAGCCCCGCCCCGCAGCGCAGCGCGCCCAGGGCCGAGAGGAACGGCGCTCCCGTGAGCCCGGGTGAGCCGCCCAGCACCAGGAGCCTGCCCGCCGCGCCCTTGTGCATGGCCGGGTCGGGCAGGGGGAGCATGAGCGCCAGCTCCGGGGCCAGGAGGCGGTGGGCCGGGGGCAGGGCCTCGCGCACGGCCCGGGGGATGCCGATGGGGCGCACCAGGAGCTCCCCCACGTAGGGCGAGGCCTGGGGCAGGGCCAGGCCCAGCTTGGCGGTTTCGAAGCTCACGGTGGCGTCGGCGATCACGGTGGGGCTGCCCGGGCGGCCCGTGAGCCCGCACAGGCCCGAGGGGATGTCCAGGGCCAGCACGAAGGAGCGCTGGCCCAGCCGGTTCACGGCATCGATGAGCGCGGCCGTGTCCGGCCTGGGGTCGCCCGAGAGACCCGTGCCCAGCAGGCCGTCCACCACGGCGTCGGGCGGCTGGGCCTTGGCCTCTTCCAGGGCCTGCGCGGCCCGGAGGACCACCACGCCCGCGCGCCGCGCCAGGCGCAGGTGGAAGCCCGGAGCGCCCTTGTGGGCCCCGGAGGGCCGGGCCAGGCCCAGCACCACCTCGGCCCCTGCGTCGTGCAGGTGCCGGGCCAGGGCCACGGCGTCGCCGCCGTTGTTGCCGGGGCCCGCCAGACAGAGCACGGACTTGCCGCGCACCCCGTCCAGCTTCTCCGCCAGGGCGTGCAGGGCCTCGCGGCTGGCGTTCTCCATGAGCAGTTCGGTCTTCAGGCCCAGGCGCGCGGCCTCGCGGTCCCAGGCGTTCATCTCGGCCGGGGTGAGCAGGGGGGCGGTGAGCAGCGGGTCGATCATGGCCATGGGCCTCGCGTTCAGGGTGCTTCGAGCGCCACCACGGCGGCGGCGGTGTCGCGGCCGTGGGTGAGGCTCACGTGGGAGTGGGTGACGCCCAGGGCCTTGGCCCGCTCAAGGGCCGCGCCGGAAAGGCGCAGCACGGGCCTGCCCGAGGGCTCCGAGAGGATTTCGATGTCCTTGAAGGTCACTCCGCCGGAGATCCCCGTGCCCAGGGCCTTGGCGGCGGCCTCCTTGGCGGCGAAGCGCGCGGCCAGCCAGGGCACGGCGTTGCGCGGACGCTGGGCGATCTCAGCCTCGGAGAGTATTTTGTGGAGGAAGCGCTCGCCGTGGCGCTCCAGGGAGTCGCGGATGCGGTCCAGCTCCGCCACGTCGATGCCAAGGCCCACGATCACGGGAAGTCCCCCCGGTTTTGCGAGGCGCTAGTCCGCGAAGCCACGGATGATCCCGGCCATGGTCCCCACGGCCTCGCCGATGCCCGTGAGCACGGCGCGCGAGATGATGCTGTGGCCGATGGAGTATTCGCTCACGCCGGTCACGTCCTTGAAGGCCCATACGTTGTCGTAGTTCAGGCCGTGGCCCAGGTTCACCTTGAGGCCCAGTTCGCGGCCCAGGCGGATGCCCGCGAGCACGCGCTCCAGTTCGCGCTGGCGGTCCTGGGGCGTGGGGGCGTCGGCGTAGGCCCCGGTGTGGATCTCGATGTATTCGGCCCCGATGGCCCTGGCGGCCTCGATCTGGGCGGGTTCGGCGTCGATGAACAGGCTGGAGCCGATGCCCGCGGCGTGCAGCGGGGCCAGGAAGTCCGCCAGCTCCTTTTCGCGCCCGGCGCAGGCCAGGCCACCCTCGGTGGTGAGCTCCTGGCGCTTCTCGGGCACCAGGCAGACCATGTGGGGCCGGATGCCCAGGGCCAGGCGGCCCATTTCGGGGGTGGCGGCCATTTCCAGATGGAGCCGGGTCTTCACGAGCTGGCGCAGGAGGGCCACGTCGCGGTCCAGGATGTGGCGGCGGTCCTCGCGCAGGTGGACGATGATCGCCCTGGCCCCGGCGATCTCGGCCAGGTGGGCGGCTGTGACGGGGTCGGGCTCCTGGGCCAGGCGGGCCTGGCGCAGGGTGGCCACGTGGTCGACGTTGACGGCCAGAATGGGCATGGACGTTCTCCTTGCGTTCCGTATCAAACGTGCCGTATATCTTTTGCGCTCACCAGCCACAAGCTCTTGTTGACAAAGCTCCCCGGCGCTCGTATCGGGTGCTGCCCCTTGGGGGCTCAGAAACCAAACACGAAATGGAGATGCGCGGATATGAACCTGTGCATTGTGGGAACCGGTTATGTCGGCCTCGTCAGCGCCGCCTGCTTCGCCGAAATGGGCAACGACGTCTGCTGCGTGGACATCAATCCCGAAGTTGTTGAAAATCTTAGGAAAGGCAAGGTTCACATCTTCGAACCCGGCCTCGACGAAATCGTCAAGCGCAACACCGAGCAGGGCCGCCTGAAGTTCACCACGTCCATCAAGGAAGGCATGGAGCATGCCCTCTTCGTGTTCGTGTGCGTGGGCACTCCTTCCAAGCCCGACGGCTCGTGCGATCTCTCCTTTGTCTACCAGGTGGGCAAGGAGATCGGCCAGAACATGCAGGACTACAAGATCGTGGTGGACAAATCCACCGTGCCCGTGGGCACCGCCGACAAGATGCGCTCCATCATCGCCGAGGAGCTCAAGGCGCGCGGCGTGTCCCTGGAGTTCGACGTGGTCTCCAACCCCGAGTTCCTCAAGGAAGGCGACGCCGTCAACGACTTCCTCAAGCCCGACCGCGTGGTGGTGGGCACCGAGAACGTGCGCACCGCCGAGCTGCTCAAGGCCCTCTATTCGCCCTTCGCCCGCAGCCGCGACAAGCTCATCGTCATGAGCGTGCGCTCCGCCGAGATGACCAAGTACGCCGCCAACTGCATGCTGGCCACCAAGATCTCCTTCATCAACGAGATCTCCAACATCTGCGAGCGCGTGGGCGCCGACGTGCGCGACGTGCGCGTGGGCATCGGCAGCGACCACCGCATCGGCTACCAGTTCATCTACCCCGGCATGGGCTACGGCGGCTCCTGCTTCCCCAAGGACGTGAAGGCCCTCATCGACACCTCGCGCCAGTACGAGTTCGAGCCCCAGCTGCTGGCCTCCGTGGACGAGGTGAACAACCGCCAGAAGCACGTGCTCTCGGGCAAGATCCTCAAGTACTTCGAGCCGCAGGGCGGCGTGGTCGGCAAGACCCTGGCCATCTGGGGCCTGGCCTTCAAGGCCAACACCGACGACGTGCGCGAGGCCGCCGCGTTCGAGCTCATCCGCGACCTCACCGCCAAAGGCATGAAGGTGCGCTGCTTCGACCCCGTGGCCGGTCCCAACACCCGCAAGGAGTTCGCGGGCGACCCCAACGTGGAAGTGGTGGACGAACAGTACGCCGCCCTGGAAGGCGCGGCCGCCCTGGCCGTGGTCACCGAGTGGAACCAGTTCCGCAACCCGGACTTCGAGCGCATCAAGAAGACCATCAAGGCGCCCCTGATCTTCGACGGCCGCAACCTCTACTCGCCCTCCTTCATGGGCGAGCTGGGCTTCGCCTACTTCTGCATCGGCCGCAAGGACCCCAAGTAGTTCGAGCGACCACGGTACGCCACACGGGGCCGCCGGGAAACCGGCGGCCCTTTTCAGTTCGATAACAAACCCCGAAACGGGGTTTGTGGGAGCCGCTTGCGGGCGGCTCGCTTCGGAAGAAGCAGCCGCCATACGCCCCTCCCCGTGCGAGGCTCGGCGTCGAGGGCTTCGCGCCAGGTCTTCCGCCGCCCCGTCCGCGAGAGCCCCCCGATGGATCGACTCTTACGGACCCCGGGCCTGTTCCCCTGGTCGACATTTTCTGCTATCGGCACATGAAGGTCAGCGGGGCGTCCGCCATCCGGCGGGGTGCCGCCCGCGCGCGGCCGCGTCCCGGCGGGCCAGCTTTCCGCCGACCCAGGCAGGGAGGACCCCATGACCCACGACAACCGCAAGCGCAGCCGCGTGCCCATGGACATCGAGGCCGTCCTGGCCTGGGGCAACCTCCACAAGCACCCCGTGCGCATCCTGAACATGAGCCTCAAGGGCGTGCTCTGCGAGCCGGAGCCGGAACTCGGCCGGGTGGACCGGTGTACCCTCACCGTCAGCCTGAGCAGGACCATCGGCTTCCACGTGGAGGCCCGCGTGGTGCGAAACGACGCCACCGGCCTGGCCCTGGACTTCGAGAGCATGGACGAAGAAGCCTTCCTCCACCTGCGCAACCTCGTGCGCTACCACTCCGACGACCCCGACGCCATCGACAGGGAGCTTGTGAGGCCCGCTTTCGAGGTCTCCCGGAAGGAATAGGGTCGCGGCCTTGAAAGCCTGACGGGCTTTCAAGTTTCAAGCCTTGATCGAACGGTCTGTCTTGACGGCCGCCCGGAAGGTTTCCCAGGGGGCAACACGGATGGGCGCGGGCAACGGCGCACGCGCCAAGTCCGGGCGAAGGCCTTGCCGCCAGGGCGTCGGGCCTGTCCCGGCCGTGTTCAGTGGGTCAGGCCGTTGCCGCCGTGGCTTTCCTTCACGGTCTGCTGGGGGTGGAAGTGCAGCTTGATCTCCTGGCCGGGCAGCTCTTCCATGGTGTAGGTGCCCGAGAGGCCCAGCTCCAGGTCCAGCTCCGAGGCCCGCGAATAGAGCGTCAGGGCGGCCAGGGCGGCCTTGTCGGGGGGGCAGTCCTGGTTGAAGCACAGGAGCAGCAGGCCGTCGTCCTTGGAGTCGAGCACCAGGAAGAGGTTGTGCTCCACGAAGTGGATGCCGTCGAAGGCGTGGGTGGTCTTGAGCCCCAGGGGGGCGAGCAGGGCGTTGATGGTGTCTGTGGATGTCATGGCGGTCCTTGCGGCGTTTGGAGAGCCGTCTTGTAACGGCAGTGAGCCCGCCATGCAAGCGCGCCGTTCCCTGCGGGCTTGCCAGGGAGCGCCGGGCGTGTTTTCCTGGGACACGCCACCTCAAGGAGACCCGAGCCCATGGACAGCGTTCAGGCCGTCATGACCCCCCTCGAAGCCCTGCCCTCCGTTTCTCCCGAGACCTGCCTGCTCGACGCGGCGGAGGCCCTCAAGCGCAGCGCCTCCGACGCCCCGGTGCCCCTCATCGTGGCCGTGCGCGACGCTTCGGGCCGGATGCTGGGGGCGCTCGGCATGGTGGACCTCCTGCGCGGGCTCAACCCCGAGTACGCCCGCGACGGCTTCTTCGACGCCATGAAGGAGCAGGGCATGGGGCAAAGCCTGGTGGGCTTCTTCCTGGAAGAAGTGAACCTCTCCCCGCAGTCCCTGGAGGCCCTCTCCGACCGGGCCGCCGCGCTCACGGTGCGCGATCTGCTGCGCCCCCCGGCCCGCGAGGAGACCATCGACGCCGAATCCACCGCCGACGTGGCCGTGGACCTCATGGTGCTGCGGCGCAGGGACTACCTCCTGGTGGTCCGCAAGGGCGAGGTGCTGGGCGTGGTGGA contains:
- a CDS encoding pyridoxine 5'-phosphate synthase gives rise to the protein MPILAVNVDHVATLRQARLAQEPDPVTAAHLAEIAGARAIIVHLREDRRHILDRDVALLRQLVKTRLHLEMAATPEMGRLALGIRPHMVCLVPEKRQELTTEGGLACAGREKELADFLAPLHAAGIGSSLFIDAEPAQIEAARAIGAEYIEIHTGAYADAPTPQDRQRELERVLAGIRLGRELGLKVNLGHGLNYDNVWAFKDVTGVSEYSIGHSIISRAVLTGIGEAVGTMAGIIRGFAD
- a CDS encoding CBS domain-containing protein, with amino-acid sequence MDSVQAVMTPLEALPSVSPETCLLDAAEALKRSASDAPVPLIVAVRDASGRMLGALGMVDLLRGLNPEYARDGFFDAMKEQGMGQSLVGFFLEEVNLSPQSLEALSDRAAALTVRDLLRPPAREETIDAESTADVAVDLMVLRRRDYLLVVRKGEVLGVVDAAGVFDALMRRAVRCATSTDG
- a CDS encoding PilZ domain-containing protein produces the protein MTHDNRKRSRVPMDIEAVLAWGNLHKHPVRILNMSLKGVLCEPEPELGRVDRCTLTVSLSRTIGFHVEARVVRNDATGLALDFESMDEEAFLHLRNLVRYHSDDPDAIDRELVRPAFEVSRKE
- a CDS encoding UDP-glucose dehydrogenase family protein; amino-acid sequence: MNLCIVGTGYVGLVSAACFAEMGNDVCCVDINPEVVENLRKGKVHIFEPGLDEIVKRNTEQGRLKFTTSIKEGMEHALFVFVCVGTPSKPDGSCDLSFVYQVGKEIGQNMQDYKIVVDKSTVPVGTADKMRSIIAEELKARGVSLEFDVVSNPEFLKEGDAVNDFLKPDRVVVGTENVRTAELLKALYSPFARSRDKLIVMSVRSAEMTKYAANCMLATKISFINEISNICERVGADVRDVRVGIGSDHRIGYQFIYPGMGYGGSCFPKDVKALIDTSRQYEFEPQLLASVDEVNNRQKHVLSGKILKYFEPQGGVVGKTLAIWGLAFKANTDDVREAAAFELIRDLTAKGMKVRCFDPVAGPNTRKEFAGDPNVEVVDEQYAALEGAAALAVVTEWNQFRNPDFERIKKTIKAPLIFDGRNLYSPSFMGELGFAYFCIGRKDPK
- a CDS encoding NAD(P)H-hydrate dehydratase translates to MAMIDPLLTAPLLTPAEMNAWDREAARLGLKTELLMENASREALHALAEKLDGVRGKSVLCLAGPGNNGGDAVALARHLHDAGAEVVLGLARPSGAHKGAPGFHLRLARRAGVVVLRAAQALEEAKAQPPDAVVDGLLGTGLSGDPRPDTAALIDAVNRLGQRSFVLALDIPSGLCGLTGRPGSPTVIADATVSFETAKLGLALPQASPYVGELLVRPIGIPRAVREALPPAHRLLAPELALMLPLPDPAMHKGAAGRLLVLGGSPGLTGAPFLSALGALRCGAGLVTAACPRGLEPVLKAGCPDVMTLPLGEGEQWDASMAAPIREHLEAWDALVIGPGLGRTPGAARFLEALLQGGPLPPAVWDADALFWLAAHPRRLERSVITPHPGEAARMLGLAIPEIESDRAGCVRRLAESTGAAVVLKGPASLICQGGDPSGSVYVSPFAEPNLAVGGSGDVLSGVAGSLLARGVSPLLAACLGVYWHGLAGRLVSGEFPYRGNLASEIVQALPRALTEWLDAES
- a CDS encoding holo-[acyl-carrier-protein] synthase gives rise to the protein MIVGLGIDVAELDRIRDSLERHGERFLHKILSEAEIAQRPRNAVPWLAARFAAKEAAAKALGTGISGGVTFKDIEILSEPSGRPVLRLSGAALERAKALGVTHSHVSLTHGRDTAAAVVALEAP